The genomic segment TGTTTACCACATATAGGAAAGATCCAATAATCTGAGAGTATCTAGTTTGATCAAGAGGTTCACTTGAGTTCTTTTTAAAACGAAAACTAGGACCATATGCAGTGGATACACGTTTTTGATCAGATAACCAAATTTCTCAATCATTTTTTCAATGGAGTGAGTAAGAGAGAGCTGTTTCACTCAGAAATACATCAGCTTCACCAAGATCATTCATCTTAAAGTTGTTTGACAAAAATGATTTGATTTTGGATATAATCTCAAGAGAtgttctaaatattaaaatatcatcaatataaaagCAAAAGATTATGCAATCAACATCATGGAATTTTGAATAGTCACATCTATCGTAATCATTGATTATGAAACCAAAGGATAGGATAGTTTTACCAAACTTTTTATGCCGTTATTTAAAAGCTTGTTTTATAAAGACTTGACAAGTTTGCATATCTTGTTTGTTTGTCTCTTTACAACAAAGCCTCAAGGCTGCTCCATGTAAATCTCTTTTTCTATAGCAAGAAGGGTTCTAAGGACCGTGATTCTAGCTACCAgtaaaaatataacaaaaaagtcctctcttttttttttttttgtaattttaacCCTTAGCTATTACTCTAGCCTTATAATTTTTCTATGGATCTATCAGATCTAagctttttttttcagaatatccacttacaaccTAATGACTTACTACCTTGAGTTAGTTGTTCGCTGATAATTTGTTAAGGTTCCCACAGTTTTATCAGCCATAATCCAAAGTCATCAAATTCTAGTTTTAGATTTTTAATATCCCCACTATGAAGCATCAGAATACATTTACAAACAAATTAGAATTGCCAACAAGACCTAAAAAGCACAATAATGGCGAGCAAGACAAAAGCAGTCAGAAAATATTTCTTCATCCATAAATAGAAGATAATTAACCATAGCAAAGCAAAATAAGCAACACAGGTAATCGTGAGTACTCACCCTAGCGCAATGCATGATACCAGAGATGCGATTCTATCAAACATCCGTTCAAAAGCCATTCAATTTGCTCGTGCATGGAGAAAAATAGAACTATGATTGAGTAATAAATTTTGATAATGACGGCATAATGTGACACAGAATGGaaaaagaaaacttaagaaaggaaaaaataacaaggacaaaaaaaaattccCGTGTCTCGTAAGAGATGCTGAAAATAGATTTCAAATTGGATGAAAGGATTAGTTTCAATTTCTTCAATGACAGAAAATTTCGTAAAAAATTTCAACACCTTCATGGAAAATATGAGACGTAGGAAACCAAATTGCAGAACCTCCATTTCGGTCTTCATCCATTGCTTCGTACTTACAGATGTGATGACTTTTGTGATACTATTTACCCTACTATAAATCACAATTTTAGAGTCAGCAAGTCCATCAACATTGAGAAAACAATCCACAATGAGAGAATTGAGTAAAACAATCCTGAAGTCGAATACTAAACAAAGGAACGATATGAACAGAGTCACACAGAGCAGTTTAAGTTCAGTTCTCGCACAGGAAGGTTATGTTTCTAAGAAATGTGACACAGACAAATTAGAGCatttaacatgcatcatcacctCATTACAACAGTAATCAAACAGCACAAGTTGGAAAATTGTTGCAAGATTCGACATTAAATAAGAGAATTCTATGTTTCAGTGGTGAATTCTTTGCTGCATTGCTCCTCCCATTGTGAGAATCCGAAAGCAGTGGCAAGTTCCATGGAAAAGAACAATTTAAATGCAGGATACGTTGGAACTAAACAACTTTTCACAGGGAAAACTACAGGATGCCTGCATCAGCCAAAAGATTAGGCCAATAATAAAATCTGTAGATGATCATGATGGTCATGAATAAGGGAGACAACTTACAGAGAGAAATTTCTTCACTAAAACTATATCAGTTTCAGTATATGAGGGTTTCAAGTAACATACCATCACAAGGGAAGATATGAATCATGTCAAGTAGCATATGCACAGCAAAAACTGTAAGCAATGAAAGCATTAGAGCAATTACAGATGAATGCAACAACATGGAAAAACTACACTAGCTTCAGTCTGACTATCCAAGAGTACAAATAtgccttaacttatccaacaacATGAACAAACATATGGCAATGGGTGTTTCAGAAAAACCTGATAACAAAGTTTAAGCCAGCTGCAAGTCAAATTGCAATCAAAACTCCTAACTCAAGCTAAATGTCACAAGATTACCTATATCCccaaatttttccttttttttttggtggaatcTAACCAGGTGATTCTCTGGATACGATGGCCGGATTTTAGCAGATGACATTCCAACGACCGCTACGGCCGCCGTCAATCTCATCTTCGGTCTCCTTGCAGGCCACAGCTTGATGGGAGAACCTCAAAAGCTCCTTCCTTGACAACGTTTTGACGAGCTCAAAGCCTTCCACGACCTGTCTCTGGAACACGGCGTCCGATCCTTCCACCCAGCTCAAAGCAGCCACCGTGACCCCTTCGTCCACGGTGAATCCCGAGACGACCTCCACCAGCCTAAACACGAGATTCTTCTTCCCCTTGTCCCACCGCTGGTACACCGCCCAAACCTCGCCCTTGCGGGGGAAAATCTTGTAGAACTTGTCCGAGCTGCCAGGTTCCCCCGAGGATTCTTCCTCCTCGACGACCATCCTGTGAGAGAAGGCGGCGAGCGCCACCAAGATCGACGACTTGCCCGGCCGGAACATCCCGCAGGCCGCCGGCACGCCCTCCTCGACCCAACGCCTCTCGTCGTCCGAGACGGGGTGGGGCACCAGCAGCGTCACCTCCGCCGTCCCCTTGTCGGCGTCGATCTTTTCGACCCTCGCGTAAACGCGGGGGTGGCCGTCGGATTCGTCGGGGAGGGCCCAGATCTGGCCCGGCTCCGGGGTCTCAGGCGCGGGATTAAGCAGCTCCTGGGAGGAAGTCTCCCCGTTTCCGACGGCTTCCTTCTCGACGGGGGCCGAAACCCTAATCTTAgggctcttcctctccttcttggcggtggcggaggaggaggaggaggagggcttggATGCCCTAGCCCCAGCCCCAGCGCGAGgggtcttcttctccttcttaacCCTAACCCCGGAGGAGGGTTTGGAGGCACGGTTGCGGTCGAGGGTGGCGAGGTAGAGGATCTGATGCTTGCGGCAGTAGCGATGGTCGCGGAGGCGGCGTTCGAAGCACCGCCACCGCTTCCCGTCGGTTCTGGTGCAGCGCTCTTCGTCGGCGGGGGGCTCGCGGCGGCGCTTCGCCATGGATTCCGGCGCGCGGAGGGCTTTCAGTTCCCGCCAAAACAAGTGGCGAGAAGAAGGCGAGGAAGGGCGAGGTGGAGGGAGGCGCTGAGCTGGGGTCCATTTTTATCTGTGGGGACAACGCCGTCAGTGTTCCGTTACAAATGCCTTTTCGTTCGTtccgtttttgttttttttgacaACTGCCGTTATTTGTCCGTTCccagctttctttctttctttctttctttttgggaATAAAACATTTCGGAATATTTaggtaaaaatatttttggcctTTTGCCATTACCATTggagattattttttttaaaaaaataaagcataTGCTTAGAATTGCAGCAAACTAGCCTGTGCGTGGAGAAGTTTTAGTATATTTTGACAAACTTATAATGTATAagtaattttgattttttgacTGCTAATCACCATTCTTACTCATGCTTTATATGAATTTTTTGGATGACATAGAGAAAAAACATGattacaatataatattataaatgaATATGAATATCCGACAAAGTAGATTTAAGGTAAATAAGATgatgtatatttatttttgttggtaTATGTTGCTGCTGGAAATCGATTTGACCTAACCACCAAACAGACAGAGGATGTTGGAGGACTCAATGAGGAGTTGCTCGGGTTGTACAAAGCTGCAATCTGTTTGGAGTCTCCTTGAAAAACTATAATTGCGTCTGAGATTCTAGTTCGTAACTGTGCTCTaatttaaaataacaaaaacgaaaaaaaatttATCGGAGAGCGCCTAGACTCTCCGATACTTAGAAGAAATTTTTTAGAAGTGACAgtatatattttattcttttatttttttataaaagaaaatatctACTTCAAGAATCATGTATGAAGGATGGATGCTAGCCTAGCATGCCACGTAGATGATGCATAGACTTGAGATTTTGTGACTTAAATGTTTTGCTACAGCATTACCAATGTCAAGGCCATTGCTGCTTAAGAGCAATATGAGCAAATTGGCCACCACAATTAATATAAAAAGAGTGAGAAAAATATGACTACCTATAAGCACttgtatattttatatttttatttttgggaaaaagaaaagttcaTGCGTTTGGGCGTGAGGTTCGAATCTAGTATGCAAGTTGGTGCAAGTACACAATAGGAAACTGTTGCTGCTATGTATTTCTATGCAAAAGACTATATCTCTTAAGATTTTGTCTTAAGATTCATGAACCTCAATTTAGTATTTTTAAATAAGATTTTAATATGGTTCTTGAATTCCATAAAAAGAGAACCAAACGGACCACATCCAAAAAGATTAACAATGAATTCATGAACCTCAATTCATTATTCTTAAATAGGATCTTAACTTTTGGTCCTACAAGGGCCAATCTCTCTTAATCTTGAACGGTTCTTATCCAAATGAGGCCAGTAAAATGGAAAGTTTCCTCCAATCTTAGCACCACCCTAAGACTTGCAACATAGAGCAATAGAAATTCACCTAATGAATTGATAAAAACTTTTATGTTTGATGCGAAACATTATGATCTTTAGTCACTCTTCTTGAATTGGAACAAGTAAACACAAGTTGTTCCCTCAGATTTGTATGGTACAAAGATATGCATTTGACACCCTCATGGCCAAATCTCAAACATATTACACTAAACCACTTCAGCAGGCATAGGTAAGTTAAGGTGCTTGAAGGTAGTGAACCCTCCATCAACCACCAGATTGTGGCCTGTAACATACTTGGCATCATCTGATGCTAGATAGACGGCCGCCTTGGCGACATCGATCTCCTCGCATTTAGCTCCCTTGAGCACCCCTAAACTATCAATTATCTCTATGATCCTTTCCCTTTCTAGTCCTTTGTATATCTCTGAGAATTGATGCACAACTAATGGTGTAGGAATTGCAAAGGGTGAGATGCAGTTCAGCCGGATTCCGCGGCGGCACAATTCGCTGGCCGCCGACTTCACAATTCCGACGACCGAGAACTTAGAGATAGCGTATGGGTGCGTGCCAAGCCCACCCATGAGACCACTTATGCTTGCGGTGCAAATGATTGAGCCCGAGCCAACCGGACCCATGACACGGGCGGCATGCTTGATTCCGGCTAGGGTTCCGCGGACATTAACATTCATGACCCTGTCAAACTGGTCTAGGTCAAGCTGGGAGATATCAGACTTATCCAATTGCCCGACGATGCCGGCGCTGCTGTACATTATGTCGAGCCGGCCATGGCAGGTCACAGTGAAGTCCACTGCATCAGCCACCGCTTGCTCGATGGTCACATCGCATGGGACAAATTGGGCTTGTGGGCCGAGCTCTTCAGCTGCTTGGGGGCCCAATCGTGAGTCTATGTCGGCAAGAATGACGGCGGCCCCCTCTTTAATGTATTCATGGGCCGTGGCCTTTCCCAGCCCACTTGCTCCACCAGTTATCAGAGCAATCCTTCCCTGTAGCCTGCCACAAAAACATCTTAAATTATATGAATAGCAATGATCAAATTAGTCAATTGCATGCTGCTTGCTTGTTCATGAGCCTCGAATTAGTCAATTGCCATGAAGTTGTCGATCGGCATTTTCTGTATCATTCCAGTTTCATCAGAACTCTCCAAGGAGATCATGAAACCTAGAATCGAAGAAGTCATTCTTCAAAGTCTGAAGTTAGCATCAAATGCTCAGCACCAAAACCAAGGTGAccaatctaaaaataaaaattatacatGCGTATCCTTCGCAAGTCTaaatgtttagtcccatattgattatttgctggatacatcttggatacttatacatgatcaaaaaactcaaataataacttctagctagtttttttggatgagattctgaattgttacaaatggcaTCAGAGCGAAACCAGCTCATAACTTATGTAGACTGGAAAACACTGAAGCACGGATCTACTGAGGCTGACCATGGGTCGATCGTagtacttgtgattagatttcaaTAGATTTAAATTCTTAACCTGACGAGAACGTCAAGGTTTAAataatacttatacaggatcaaaaaaaCCAAATAATACCTTAATCTGCCACATTGCCATTTTTTCCATCTATGCGACACATATATTAAGGAATGGGTTAGGTGCAACTTAAAAAGAAGCAACATGATGCTGGATGCATGCTATTTGACACTATTCACCTACTGTGGCCCAGGCCTACCTTATATCAAGATAATCATATCAAGATATATAACAATTATATCAGGATCATTCTAGGAACTCTAAAATTGCTAAACTCTTATATTTTACATCGAAATAAAAATGTAATTCAGAGATATTATTATTAATAGCAAATATTTCACTGTTAAATTAGTGGTGGCAATCtcaacaaaatatatatattccaCAAAATATTTCGGAAAGTTATATGAAGTGGCTTTGCGCTTTATATATATGCTGACGAGTATCCCGTCACCCCAAGAAACCAAATAAGGAGACGGAGACTCACCTCCCCCTCCACGACGCCGTCGACGAGAATCCGACCCGTCCCTCCCGGCAGCCACCGGCTCTTGCCGTCACCACCCTCCTGCTCCCACCATTCAGTAAAAACCATAATAATTCAACCAAAAAAACCCGTaataaagagaaaatattaaagaaagaCTTGGATACATATGTTTCACTCAATAATCCCATCAATTACACCCATTTCATACTCCTTGCCGTGACATCAGGAGGAGAAGTGAGAACTTATCCTCCGAAGGCCAAGGATCATTCATGATGCTTGGAAGCGTAAGAAACAGCGGGTGAAAATATCACAAGATAAAGGAAAGAGAAGCCTTCCGATACCTGGCGATGAGTCGAAGCATCGTCCGCAACCGGCGAGGGGAGGAGACAGAGGCAGAGGCGGAGTCCCAGAtcccggaggcggaggcggagtcCCAGATCCCGGAGGCGGAGGAGCCGATACGTGGGGCGCCTCTATCGGCAGGCCGCCATTATATATAAAAACGGCCGCGCTCGCATCTCCATATAATATTTTATCCGATAATTTTATTTacataaatacccttctaacattaaattttgcataaatatatttttcataaataccattccaaaattaatatttacatacatatcctcataaataattgttttactgttttattattattattgttttgcATATGCACCcacgattttaaattaaaataactaaaatatctttaatgaattaatatataaatatatatatatattttataaagcgGTTTCGATAGGAagcaaaaaagtaatttcaaaattttatcttatttttaattaaattaatatgatttttattaatagTGTTAGAAGAACCGCTATATTAAAagtatttgtgcaaaaatagtatttttatgagggtacatatataaatataaattttaagagataTCCATatagatttaaatttttaaaagagtattggttaaaaaaattttattttattttaacatAAAAACAATACAATATAagtttaataataaaaataatataataattagaGCTAATGGACATGGAAATTGGAAAAAATAAAGGGTTTTCGATACTCCAGATGCACGCAAGCTCGGTGTCAGACCAGCCGGTCTTCCCTTTTTATATGATAAATGTGCTGTAGGAGAGCGAGTTGTGAGCCAATAACTTCCCGCCACGTATCTTCGGACCGCGACTTTTATGGCGCGGCCTCAGGCAGCTAGGTCAAAACCGGACTTCCCGGATGGGTGGGGTACAAGTGGGTCTCATCGCTAGGTCcgactgcaagataagtcttgcAAAGGGTTTCTTTATGCACCAGTTGCACTGAAAAAGACGTGCCCCTACTTCAAAGGACAGATGTCGAGCGGGCGATATGCAGTGTAATGTGTCGTGATGCAAGTATTCGTGGAGGGGATCCGGAGGGGAGGTGTATATCGTGAGGAACACGCATGACAGAGCATGGAGGGTTGTCGTGGGCGGGGTTTCTGGGTGTGAGTCCATCACACGCAAGAGATCTGTGTGTGCAGTCACGACTGGTCTCAATCGGCCAGACCTGACGTAACGTTAACAGGGGGCTTTGATACAAAGTTTGATAGGTGTGGTGGCGTTTTTGTCGCAGTTGCTGCGTTGGGAAAAAGGAGGTGggacttttcaaaaaaaaaaaagaggtgggACTGTGCATGGGAGGTGATGGGTTGGAAATCATACTTCGTTTGCCAGAATTTACTAAATTTTAAGCAATGCATGTAGGAACCCGTGCGagcgtgtatttagtctcatattggttattcgctgggtagatcttggatacttatatataatcaaggaacccaaataataccttccggctagctattttgggtgaggttctgggttgttacaaaatggtatcagagcgggcgtgtgtttagttccacatcggttattcgctgggtagatcttgggtccttatacaggatcaaaaaactcaaataataccttccggctagctattttggatgaggtcttgggttgttacaatgcAGGCAAAGGCCATGGAGCCAAAGATATAGCCTTGTGAATAAGTATACCTTCTACCAGATCATTCATGTTTACATAGAGGTAAACAGTATTGTGAATTGGGTGGCAGCCTATGCGGCTCGATAttctaaaaaatttatttaagagAACTACGTGTCTATTCCGTCTTCcttacattatttttttttattttatagatTATACTTATATCCGTTGTGTGTAAGTCGTCGatgtataaaataataataataataataataaaacatgCACATTCTATGGCACAATGggttctttttttgtttctagTTTAGTTAGATGCATACCGTCCCCATAAAGCATTTGAAATTCTTCCCTAGGCTGCTTGTTTCTTTCTGTAAGTGTTCTATTGGATGTTCCCATGAGTAATTATGGTTTAATTTCAAAGGTAGACTTATTTATATCATTTTTTGCACGAATTAATCATTGGAACGCCATGCTATCATTCATCCAACTGCATAGATCTTGAAGTGATCGATGATCCAATAATGGATTTGTGCAAAAGAAGATGAATCTCTCTTTCGCGTGAAAAGAACACCCTCGGCCCATTTGTGCATGCCATCCTAGTGCAAGCAATGTATTGGTATTCTCTTTgatttttctctaaattttGTTGAGTTTCACCCTAAAAAGAGATGAACtaaatattttatctttttcgaTGATGATTAGGCCCAAGACGCATGCATTTTCagaagtaaactattttttcaaataaaattcttGTTATTTGTTTAATTGGATGACCAGGTTATTTATGATGATTATTATCTTGATTTCtagctttttaattaattagtaattttatGCTTATAAGGTTTGCAAGAATTTAAAACACAAATTTAAGGTTTTGTTACTAtgtgaaaaaaattaaatcaatcttttttttaaaaaaaaaggcaggcTCACTAAAAGAGCTGCATAAATTCTCCAACATGATATATCTTCTATTATTGAGGTTTGGTGGGCAACAAGGGCTATGTGAGCCCTCAACTGGTAGGAAAGTTGAGATGAAGTGATTATTTTATCCTATGATAAAATTTTCCATCAAAAATATCAATTGGTCTCTTAAAatgaaaaattagattttttttctttctcaatcTATATTTTTTGGGAATTAATTATGCTTTTAACTcaagctgatttttttttctttgagtttgCATGGGGTGGAGTACTGACCAAAGAAATTCTCTAACTTGAATACTATGGTGTCTACAACACAATTTGTATTTCAATTGCCCTCATCATGAATGCAAGAATGTCTTACTAGGGGAATCTTGAGTAGGTTGCTTAGGTCCAATAGAGGAAGAATAGCGGTAATGAAGCCATTAATTGTGTGAAAGAACTGCCAACGGTTCAGGTTCAGTGCATTTTATGAGTTAAATTTTTGAGCTGGCAATGAGCTGCTTTCATTTCAATGCACCTCTACTATTCTGTTCTTGTTTATtgtagagaaaagagagaattcTACAAGAATTGACATCAGTTAGTCACATATCAATTTATGATATTTGTTATATAAACCATAAACTAGTGATTCCAATCACATACAAATACCTAATATTTGTTAATGAACACCCCTTAAGGCAATTTCTCTTTATGAATAGAAGGAGCAAATAGAAAACAATCTTGGCAGAGAGAGAAAGGCTACATTGATGTATAAAGAAATCTATATAAGACTAACAGGATCCATGAGGAGGATCCTGTTGCTGCTGGAGAAATTATACACTATACTGCATGCACCATGCCAACCACGATCATCTTGTCTTATTTTTATGGACCCCATTTATCATACGCTCGTTATGAAGATTGGCTCAATAGGAAAGAAGCATGCTCATTGGCGCGGTACAAAGCCACGTTGATGTAGCTATGCACATATAACATGCCAATACTAAATTCTAAGTTACAAGCCCATCTTcttacttctaatctttttttaTACTCCTTTGTAATCATTGATGGAGTTCTCATGTCGTCTTCACTCTTAGAGTTCGAGGGGACACCCTAGGGATAGCTTTGGTGTCCCCAAGCTGGCATCCCTGTAGAACTAGCTAGGTCTATCTTAAGATTATATTAGTAGGTATGGTTTTATTTAATAGCGCACGTTTCTTTGCTTCAATGATCATGGTCTTGCCGAGCAATGATTAGGGTAAGCTGGAGTCGCACGATATCGATCGGATGGTTGGGGTCGGAACATTGCACTTGTTTTGGCTTGTACTTTGTTTAGTTAGAACTTAGAAGTATGCATCATTGCCGGCCCTAATAAACTACTTAGCTTCCATGTTTAAACCAAGGTTTTGGTTGAACCATATTAGAAGTTGGAAACTATGAGCTAATATATTCCTAGTAGCTCATGTGGGTGATTGAGTGGAAGGTGAATTGGCtccacaagaaagaaaaaatgaaggTTAAAAAGGAGCACTTCGGATTGAAATAATGCAATCTAGAAGtacaaaaatgaaataaaaattcttAGAAGTACAAGCTAGCCTAGGAATAAGTGCACAACGTCTAGTTAACTACGACAAAATTTGGGTTTAGCTACAAGTTCATGCCTCGTGGAAATTTCGTTTTGAAAAATGACATGTAGGCATCCACCCAATAGGCCGGCTAATGGAAGACAACGGTACCCTgcaccaaattttttttatcttcgATGGGGCCCTTTCTTGGGTGCCTGTCACAGCTCTTGCTTCCTTTCCTTGCTTTATGGTAAttaaagaagaacttcatttgTTTAATTCATGCTATGCCAATTATGAATCTGTAATAATTCGGAACCTtccccaaaaaggctagccgaaaaaagttatttggattccttgatcttgtatatGTATCCAATATCTACCCAGTACATagttgatgtgggactaaatgcaTGCCCGTACAAATTCTCACATACTCTTTCTATTTAAGCCATAGCATCCTTGCTAGGTTAAGTATTCAAATCCATATAAAttcaatcacaaataccacaatTGGCCCATGGTCGACCCAAACAGACTCATGCTGCAATGTCCCCTAGACTACAAGGGTTGTAGACCAAATCCACTCTGATATCTCTTTTTTGTAACCGCCTAGGACCTCGCCGAAAAAAGCAAGTTGAAATgtgttatttggatttttttagttctgtataaatacccaagatctacttaGTGCATAGCCgagtaggactaaacacacgtccgtacgggtcctcacataaaaAGGATCTTTTTTTGGTCGATTTTGGTTAATTTGTCAGTGAAATCTGGCGAGCAAAAAATCCTATCactaaataaaaagaagagaaaggggaATCGGAGCTTACCTTGGGTTTTCGCATTGTTTATAGCTCAATTTTCCAGCGGGCATGGAAATAGAAAATGGCGAActcgagagggaagaagagagaaagaagaagcaaTGCCCATGGTGGAGGGCCGCAGAGCGAGGGAAGGCCATTTTATAGAGCTTTCTAAGGTTTCTGCCCGAGTCTAGCAGCCCTAGGAGTCCGCTTTCTTTCCAAACTCATCAGAGAAAATGACTCCATGTTTCCCTTTTTCTaggtctttttcttcttgttttctcGTCGGTCGATCACCGTCACCAACAATCCACCGCCTCTGGTCGTCGGCCATTCCTTCTAGCAAGACCTTCGATGATCTCggcctctcctttctctcttctctcttctttctctctcttcccctttttctctcTAAACAGACTCATAAACCCCAGTGAAGGGTTTTGTCTTTCTTTGCTACGAATCCAAGTTGACCCCAATGAGGAGACCCTGAACGGCCATATTACCCAGGCGACATACCGACCCATTACCTCAGCCCTTGCCGAGTATCTCTAGAAATCAATTGCCAGTGACTTTTAATGAGTAACCTAAATCATAGCTGATCTTGATCGGTTGAGTTCATCTTGTTCGGATCAACCTGAGCAATCGAGCACTGCCGCCTAGTTGACATCGTCCTTCCTAGTTCGGGTATAAAGCCATACACCCCGCAATATTCAAAATTAGATCGTTTGGCCTATTTTAATTCGTTCTTAGTTTTCTTGAGTTTCGAAGTTGTTGATGATGGATTTTAATGGCTTTGAATAGATTCAAGTGATTCACATAGTTGAACTTTGAAGGTTTCAAAGTGGGAAGAGATAAGTATACCTGACActccttactaatttttgaattatttattattttctatgtttaagactttataaaaaataaaagaatatttgATATTG from the Phoenix dactylifera cultivar Barhee BC4 chromosome 14, palm_55x_up_171113_PBpolish2nd_filt_p, whole genome shotgun sequence genome contains:
- the LOC103708060 gene encoding uncharacterized protein LOC103708060 isoform X1, which codes for MAKRRREPPADEERCTRTDGKRWRCFERRLRDHRYCRKHQILYLATLDRNRASKPSSGVRVKKEKKTPRAGAGARASKPSSSSSSATAKKERKSPKIRVSAPVEKEAVGNGETSSQELLNPAPETPEPGQIWALPDESDGHPRVYARVEKIDADKGTAEVTLLVPHPVSDDERRWVEEGVPAACGMFRPGKSSILVALAAFSHRMVVEEEESSGEPGSSDKFYKIFPRKGEVWAVYQRWDKGKKNLVFRLVEVVSGFTVDEGVTVAALSWVEGSDAVFQRQVVEGFELVKTLSRKELLRFSHQAVACKETEDEIDGGRSGRWNVIC
- the LOC103708060 gene encoding short-chain dehydrogenase reductase 3c isoform X2, which translates into the protein MLRLIARRVVTARAGGCREGRVGFSSTASWRGRLQGRIALITGGASGLGKATAHEYIKEGAAVILADIDSRLGPQAAEELGPQAQFVPCDVTIEQAVADAVDFTVTCHGRLDIMYSSAGIVGQLDKSDISQLDLDQFDRVMNVNVRGTLAGIKHAARVMGPVGSGSIICTASISGLMGGLGTHPYAISKFSVVGIVKSAASELCRRGIRLNCISPFAIPTPLVVHQFSEIYKGLERERIIEIIDSLGVLKGAKCEEIDVAKAAVYLASDDAKYVTGHNLVVDGGFTTFKHLNLPMPAEVV